In the Pectinophora gossypiella chromosome 27, ilPecGoss1.1, whole genome shotgun sequence genome, aatttaataaaaagcaaCAACAACTTACTTCACGTAGCCGCGAGGAGCATATAATGTGAGGTCTATGGCCGAGGTACTGTAGTCGCAATACTGTCGGGTCACACACGTGCCCGGCACACCCTTGGCTGTGATGCAATTCGGCTCTGGGGGACCtgagaaatataattattaaaatatgacaagttccagaggtacatccatcgcaagatgaactaagtacccatacctcaccgagctttttgttagaccagaCAGTTTCCAGGATATTTGAATTCACcacgccccggacacttcatacaaaacacctcgttttacacagacactacacattgacgttatcgtacacgcgcatctgtgtgtgtcacgtctgacgccataagattgaagactaaagtaagaccgagggggtgaggtaaacctagctcagccgctggtggggagcagcgttgccgttctatacgtacttagtaggtattattccttatactatTACCGGTCGAAAGCCTGCTGCGGcgaatctataataagtcacgccaaaaaaaaaaccactacACACTACTTACACTATGCCAATACTTACTGATTTCCGTGGTGGTTGGAGCCAGGGTGCTCTCGTCTTCCACCGGATCCCTGATCAGGTCTCCCTCCTCAACCATCGGCTGACAACTTAGCCCTTGCAGCATGAGACATAAAATCAAACTGCAATTAAAATAAGAGCAATAATTACATGAACAGCGATTGCATTTTCCACAcaatattctgatcaaaataaatagaagcgattaggtagcaacattattctatacatacttaatacatacatacacatacataatctcacgcctataGGTATGTTAAATAGACGACAGATCAAGAGTACTCTATACCGAGGAGCACATCTTTACCTTCCCGAAAAACACGTAAGGGTCTTTTTGAATAATcacattttgatgtgattttgttcaacaaaacatcaacatacatacatacgggtacgtatttgaatatctaaaattgaaatactttacgtaaaaatacctacgttcagaatccctaaaatcattatacctaatggtttttcaaattaaattcaaaataccgcaagtttaaaatgtcaaatggaTTATGCTACCTAAGTTCATAAAGCTAAAACTTGAAATATCTACGTTTAAAATCCCTTAAATTGATGTACCTCAAAGTTTATTGacctaaattcaaaatactgttagtATGTGAAGATCAAAAGGTATAAGCAAAAAGAAACACGACCTATTacagtattaaattttaatcaacataatggttatcaaaaatacatacatacataaactcacgcccgtaatcccaaatggggtgggcagagccacaagtaatcaaagacaacttgcagccactgttgatacgaagtcctaagatggatatgatgaaccttatggtgataagggatcagcctatcgcccataacattagtccatcatgttagaggacgcaatccctctgtcggtttttacgacatgcccgggaagacaagcagctgaacgtgttctatgttttttatttgctcccagaacagcatagaagcaagaatAAAAGTGTAATTTTCTACTTAGTAATACAAAGGTACAGAAATAATACAGTACACTAAAGTACGATAATAACCAACAAAAATTACAACTCCGATGATAATTATACGATAATTGACTTATCttataaatcaaattattatttaaattaaacctaACATATTAATCATTACAGATTTTCTGCAATAGCTCGCAATAGATCCACGTGGCTGTATTCaggaattttttttaatatgttgtCAATTTTTCTCAACTTGTAATGACCTTTTCTCATCCGTTTTTTTGGTACTGCTTCACCTTCCATAATTTTTTGGATTTCAGTTAAGACACCAGAAGTTTGGATTATACTTTGGTGGCTGATTATCTTTTCCTTGGACGTAATTTTCTAAATTTAGGTATTTTGACCACTGGGTATTTTAAACGTTGGTGTTATaactgtagatattttattacattagacatttagtccattagttttttaaaatttaggtattttataagtcGGCGTTATAAGCTAAGGTATTAtaaaccattaggtataatgattttagggattctgaacgtaggtatttttacgtaaagtatttcaattttagatattcaaatacgtacccatacatacatacataaactctcgcctatttcccaccgggataagcagagactatagaaatccatttgcttcgatcctgatacacttctcttgcttcctccacattcatcaatcgcttcatacacgcacgccggttcagagtagatcgtactaaaccttttctaataatactaggaggttaaaaaggccacatcgaaaaatTTGagcattatacattataaaagtaagtgcgcaatgcacacaaatgtcaaattgcaatattgctttcttagatgaattgcgtcgatatggccattttaaccaccgggtgagagcgttcagcgctccccatttgtccggctaagtagttaatgccatctgcggcaaatctacaataagtcacgtcaaaaaaaaggcatTTTAACCCcgtgtacacctctgcctacctcctTTGGGGgtgcaggcgtgatgttatgttatgtaggttaACACAGCTGTTATCTGTCGTAAGATTACTTAgatacgtaggtaggtattatgagTTTGTAAttaactgaaattgaatttCTGATTTGAATCTTTAGGTACTCACGACAGCCGTACAATATACCATAgttttcctcaaaaaaaaaacaaataggtaagtacttaagtaactacacatacggtcacgagcattaatatgtatacacttcggtactatgtcacattaacttttttgacaaattgaactgtaagtctcactaaatgtcaaatatgttagtgcgagagagtcctaaagtgggtacattatattgctcgatgactgtacttacctatatgtaTAAGCTACAGCCCctaaataagtcaaatcaacGGCTTTCGTTGCCCAGCTGAACGTTAAGCtaacaatccggaggtcccgggttcgaatcccagtggtgGCATTAaccatcacaaaaataacttttttttgacgtgacttattgtacatttgccgcagatggcattaactacttggccggacaaatggggagcgctgaaggctctcacaaaaatcactgtgaacCCTGGGTTGGGTGATAGACTcatcatccgattgtccgtgtgttgttccgtgcttcggaaggcacgttaaaccgttaccagttatttactgatgtaagtacctacgtagtcgttacatgagccatgtcagattATATTGTagattaacagcctctgtggtccagtggttgagcgttgggctcacgatccggaggccccgggctcgaatcccggtggggacatatcacaaaaatgactttgtgatccctagtttggttaggacattacagactgatcacttgattgtccgacagtaagatgatccgtgcttcggaaggcatattaagctgttggtccctgttactatttactgatgtatgaatgtagtcgttacatgagccatgtcaggggcccggctcaatagtaactctattggattgatgaggttggtaatccacctcacaacccacacgagagaagaagacaggACCTGTCTGCGTTATCTGCTTATAACCTTGCATgaagacaatacaatacaaatacactttactgcaccaaaattaaaagaaataattataaaaagtctcttaactaagaacatggcaaatggcggccttatcgcttaaagccaAGACAAGAACACAAGACAAGTTCTTTctttcgtgacttattgtagatttaccgcaaatggcattaactacttggccggacaaatgggcagcgctggGCTCTAATCCGAAACtaaattgaagacaacaggcctgagggtgcccagttgggcgcgagcctcggctcagggcgtctgagaggttaatatttgaaagagttaatcgaccctagtgggtcgatagcgataagcgctgaatgagggaaaacgtcgaccacgctaACGACGATGAGTCAAAGAGTCAttaataatagtataataattattaatagtataataattattatattaacataaatacttagccacagggtgttagtgacatcgtaacaaaaactttgtgggatgattcaggccatgattccgagtgacattttccatcgcaaaagtaacctagatttggaaataatttaaaaagactgcaaaattaatgtattttgcgacggaaaattccactagatgttaactcataatcatggtttgaatcatccccctcagtattcgtttcgatgtGAATAACATCccacatacgtcccactgctgggcataggcctcacttcaatcaaccggaggggatatgtactccaccacgctgcaccagtACGCGTTAGTAGCCCGCAACCAAacccttaacgtgccttccaaagtacgaaatcatctaactttttctgACAGTCAAGTGAATCGACCTGCATTTActagccaaacaaagggcagactcacaaagtgatttcgacgatgtccccatcgggaatcgaacccagatcgTGAACTCTtttaaaccactagaccatggaggctgttgctattattatcttctatcgtgtgggttgtgaggtgaattaccaacctcatcagccctggtgtcagggttattattgagccaccaaaggcctctgatgtaacgactacttacttacttacatcagttagtagccgggaccaacggctactaacataacataagttcacgcctatgtcccaattggtgtaatcagaggtacatccatcgcaggacTACggtgacacacacacacacatagctTTATACTAacttctaaaaaaaaacaaaaaaaaaatactttaaggtCGGAGGTTAGGATACAACACGGGCTAAacctattttcgaattcatgtttggatcttaaatgattatctcgtcctcagcggtgaaggaaaacatcgtgaggaaacccacatactcgAGAGCAtcttcggaggtatgtcacctaaccttaggctggtttacccttcgcgggttggaaggtcagacaggcagtaaaaaccggacctttcaaattttcaggttaggtaagcggaccttgtgaagacgggataacgctaaggaaaGGATGTTAGCTTTATATAAGCGTGAATTAAGGTAATACTCACATATAGCCGTAGGCGTCCATTATGGTTCACAGTTAAAAACAGACTGACTAATGCATAAATCGTTAATAATCGTAACGATTAATAGCAATAactaattatttacatattaacTTGACTTGACTTTCCGCTATTCCACGTGACCGATTAAGCCTCTGCTCAACGCGTAAAGTCTAAGCGTGGTGTCGATGACTAATAGCATGGTATATACCATGACTAATAGTACAGGTATTTAGGTAGTTAGGTATCTATTTAACTTTCTTATTCCAATAACAGTATCTATATACTACGGCTTTTATATACATCACACGAATTTTAACAAGATTATTTATATgtgacataatggccccgattcctgcagacaccgcctaattttatttaaagttatatccgtcattttcatatccgtcgaaaaggaaagggacggatgattcacagctcttaattttaggaagaatgagtaaatgaatgtgtcgggttattgacagatgtaaaatttttagacggttggtttagatttgtgcttaaaattgacgtgtgttccataaattttatgcttgtcgattacccgtccctttccttttcggcggataagaaaatgacagatataacttaaaataaaattagatggtatttacaggaattagcaccattgtatatcCTGTTGACATGTTtaaccatttaatttaatttattttattgcatggtattttattttattttgttttattgtattgaaatgtaatttgtaatgctatgggactagtacctgaaataaacgataaataaataaataaataagggacGTTCCACCCCAGGCTACGTCctccaaaaacaatatttatttagtcaATAACCACCAGTCAGTCCCTGACCCGGCGagcgcggaccctgtgaaaaacgggatacctaatgctagggagataatggtgctaattcctgtaaataccatctaattttattttaagttatatctgtcattttcttatccgccgaaaaggaaagggacgggtaatcgacaagcataaaatttatggaacacacgtcaattttaagcacaaatctaaaccaaccgtctaaaaattttacatcagtcaataacccgacacattcatttactcattcttcctaaaattaagagctgtgaatcatccgtccctttccttttcgacggatatgaaaatgacggatataacttaaaataaaattaggcggtgtttgcaggaatcggggccagtaagtaagtaagtaaaatatttatttcctctacgaATAACAttgtccttttttttttaattaagatgggtttgctcttgacttcgttcttctacaagaagaagagatcgacgttggaacgagcttacccagaaaatgcctattcacccgtgatttaaaggaccccaggttataagagtcaggaaacaccgacgccggcagcccattccattccttggctgtgcgcattatgaaggatgaagcgaagcgcttggtgcggattagtggtatgtcaaccaagtaaggatggtaacccgccgtacgtctggatgtcctcagatggaatggacttggtggaatgagccgatggagctcctgtgcacactccccgaagtacaatctgtaaaaaaccgacagactGGCGACTTTACGGCGGTGGTCTAGGCTATGCAGTTTGGCTTCCACCAGCTTCCTGTCGCCGATCAACCTCTTAGCACGTCGCTCAACAGAATCCAACGCAGCAAGTTGGTACGGTACTTCCGTCCTTATACTAgtttacaatcattttataacatgaacattaataatatttgcagaggctggagcctaaactagggtaccctgtgttataggtctccaggcctccacctccaggaatacggtagtgtgtgtgtgtgtgtgtgtgtgtgtgtgtgtgtgtgtgtgtgtgtgtgtgtgtgtgtgtgtgtgtgtgtgtgtgtgtgtgtgatgatgATCTCGTGTGCATTATGAGTGCGTTCCAAGATGATTATCTTATTTACCTACTTGCTGATTATATTTTCCTCTATTGAATGAGGAAGCAATATGATTTGTTTGGATCGATTTCCTTATCGTTTGTAGCTATAGATAAATGTGATGCACCCAATGCTATTACTTAGATAAACCCTGTTACCAATAACAATTCACATTATTCCTCTGGGCGGAagccaagagggaaaccactaccctatttttttccctaaaaaagtagcatggagtactttaaatgctacactgacagtAAGAGcgttggctcttaaattgatgatgatgactatttcTCTATTTCTTATTACATACATTAGCTccatttttcaaattcatttattcgtcaacataggTAAAAGGGTTGTAACAATATATAATTTACGTCGCACTATGTCGCACCTTAcggtatacgaatttaaaacataaaattaataaacaaaattacaatagCATTCAAATAAAGTTCACAATGTAatcaaaatagaaaattaataatgaaatatcATTTAGACAAAAATTCGCCAACGGAATAAAGTGTCTTTtcaattaaataagtaagtagtcaacTTAAGTGTCATTAATTGGTTACATTGTCTAATATCTAACGgtaatttgttataagtatacttTTGGGTCCATTCTTATTACACTCGCATTGTATAATGCGTTCTTATCTGGTCTTATTTCCATATCATATCTGCGCCGTGTACACAAtatcgggggggggggggggcgaaTGTCTAGCCACACGTCAGAATGTCTAGCCACTTATGTTTTTTCACTGTTCGTTATCATAATTTAATGTAGGCACCAAACTGTTTTTTGCCCAAGGATCAATCTGTCCTCAGGATTCGCTTATCACGCCATACGACCATGGCTATCACTTAGACATCACTACGACCGTGGCGGAACAATTTTCgagtaatattttattgttttacatttttagagcgcgattatCCCGTATGCGAGGTTTAGTTTCaggttaattttcaataaaacgaCAAATTATAAACTCATTTTTATTCAAGTATACAATAGACGAAATACAGAAACTATACACATGACTCACACTGTAATTTGTGcgggaaaataaataatatttggtataataatactttattgtttGACAAGTTAATACAGAGTTGCAACGGGAGCGAAAGAGATAGCTGTATCACAATTTCTTCCACCTTTAAGCTCAAAAAGGACCGTTAATAAGCTGCCAATTAGCTCGCGTTgttctaaatatatttaaaatttaaaataataataaagataataaataataatctctATTAACTTGCCATCATTCTATCAAAacaattttacaatacaaaagcTGCTGTGCGTacagttaattttatttatttaaatatttattttaatttaccaatAAATCTAAAGAGTTATTTTAATAAAGCTATAAAATGATTTCGCACTGAGATGcagttttattatctatttatttatcttctAGTGGCAACACTGACCTTAATCAATCATAAGCCAACGTTATAATGTTGccatttcatattttttgtcgtgtggattacgaacctcagcaaccctggtgtcagcattattactaagccgccaaaggctgacttggctcctgtaacgactacgtacttatcagtaagtagtaaccgagactaaTGCATTTAATAGCTTTATCAAAACTtttcttaaatatataataatatgcaccagtcatttaaatatatttttaaaaattgtaCTATTTAGTGATGAATTTATCGTCGTGAAAACCTAAAGCGCATTTATATAAATCACTTTCTGATGTGAGTTTTGCAACTCGTAGATATGCAACTTCAATTCAGGTAAAAAAATCTTGTTAATTTTTTTACTCAAAATGAAATAGTTTTCTTGAAACAAAACCTTGACACACTGATGAAACATCATCATTAATACCATAAATATATCATAATCATCATTtttcacattctgatgtgagtGGATTCTTCATTACCGTGAACGCTAGAATCTTTTGtccttttgcaaatatccagttaggacTTATTTATGTAGCTaacttacgtaagttctaaCTGAAGACAAATTCTTTgaaaaaagatatatttgagttataaataaattaaatccaAGTAACCATTGACTCACTGTATTAAAAACTTATTATGCATTTGATAGGGGCTCTTGTCCCCAATCGAACAGAGAGCAAAGTAGGGGCTGTCCCGTACGTGGCGCACCAGGCGCAGTTGCGCAGTGGCGAATATCCCACATGCACTACAGATTTATGACCATTGGTGTCCGAAACTACCCTTGAAAATCACTTCAGATTATGATTCATATAAAATGCGCTTCCCAGGCGACGCTTCACTTTAAACCAATCACCAGGCGCTTACTCAATGAtatgtaggtattattaaatatatttagtacTATTTTATTGCCACAATTGTATTTGGTACGCAGATTAAAAGCTAGCTTGGACTTATATAGAAATATATCTTTGTATGTTAGAAACAAAccattataagtaggtaagtaatttaatttttatgtaagttgCACTGTTTCTGTtagaaaaaaagatttattataataattaaaaacagttTATCTAAGTAGAGAATCCCGTCTTAATTCACGTCTATTTGAATAAACTTCTGACGTCAAAATAGAGTGGGGTCAAAATTGAGTCTAAGGTCGAACTTGAGTCTGACGTCAGAATAGAGTGGGGTTAAAATTGAGTCTAAGGTTCAACTTGAGTCTGACGTCAGAATAGAGTGGGGTTAAAATTGAGTCAAGGGCGAACTTGAGTCTGACGTCAGAATAGAGTGGGGTCAGAATTGAGTGTAAGGTCCAACTTAAGTCTGACGTCAGAATAGAGTGGGGTCAAAATTGAGTCTAGGGCGAACTTGAGTCTGACGTCAGAATAGAGTGGGGTCAGAATTAAGTGTAAGGTCCAACTTAAGTCTGACGTCAGAATAGAGTGGGGTCAAAATTGAGTCTAAGTTGACCTTGAGTCTGACGTCAGAATAGAGTGGGGTCAAAATTAACGTCTGATGAATAAAACAGAACGTCAAATCTTAAAAatctgcaataaattatattctgaATATGCATTATTATATGGTTTGTTTCTATATACCTAATAAATTACCGAGCAGCCTCAAAGTACAGTCTTAACTATACTCAATTATACACTATTTGACTAATTGTAGTTATTAATTACTAAAAATTTGTTCATTcgaaaattcatataaaaaagaaaatattattttggtttatcaatttaaatccattcatgaaaaaaagaaacatcttCTCTAGGTGTTTCAATCTTATTTTGCACATATACAGGATGttgtgtgacatcgtaactaaaactgaggtatgattcagaccatgattctgaattaatatcaagtggaattttgtacgacgtcactaacaccaggtatatttttttgcttttctttttctacaTGGGAAGCCTGTCTAGTAGGAATCGACAGTGTATTTTGATCTGTGTTGTAGGGTAATTGGATAGCATTCGTCAGGAGAAACTCGTCCTATTTAAAATTTCGTTGCaacagtcttctatcgtgtgggttgtgaggtggatgaccaacctcagcaaccctggtatcagggttattattgagtcgctaaaggcctctgacatggctcatggttcAGAACCGTGGTCATTTAGTTATTAGTAGGCAGAAAACTTCAAAAAAGTATCAATTACTACACAGACTTTATCTacttttgttatgatttttcactttttttttatttatgtttcgcTTTTTTCCTCATCTCGACGATACCAAATCAGTATTTCTTACCCCCATAGGACAATTTCTTATGCCTCAAAACATTTATTCCCAGAGGGTTTTAATTTTCAAAGAGATTATAGTAAGTCGGGACGcctttacaattatttactctCATAGTAGGTATTTTAAATGTAACAGCATAAATCTTTTAATTACATTGACcactaatcttttttttttattctaccaTCTTTAGCGAATACTTTGGGAGAACTTTTCCTTGTCcccattttttaatattaatgtatagattatttttatctatacaCATTGTTTTATTGCGTAAGAATACATAATTACTTATGCTTAATATTTCTAAAGTgacgttctaaatttaaaacaagttttaagttcataaaaagcaataatttgTGGACAGCATATGGTAACACAGGACAAATGGCGGCAACGTGACTGTCAAAACTTTCAAAATTTTGACATCTGTCAAAATTGAAGCACAAAAGTACCTAGTTAATAAATCGGCAAGTATCATATTTAGCATTATTACGAGGTAAACACATATTTTCCACGGAGTTAAAGCTGCATGTCCACTGGCGGAATCGGAGCATCAGAATTTCTATGTATTTTTTGACGTATTTATTGTAGTTTTCCCTCGCATTAACCACTAGGTGAGAGACCTGAGAATTTCCTTTCTTtgatttcctttgtatttttattttcctaaTGCGTTAGACGGCAAATTCTCGCCAGACGTTGCCATGACAACGCAAGTCCTGTCTCCGCTCCGATGGCGCTCAACTCCGCTCAAGTGGATGCGCAGCTGTACACACCTGTTAATCCACGTCTGTTATCGTCTCCTCCTCTCTTGTCGTCGCTGGCTGGTCGACCTAAGGACCAAAAACACTCCATGACTTAGAGTAAGCGCCTTAATCTTGTATCATAATCTTGGATGAGCATTTGCATTGGTAAGAAAAATAGGCATCATATTTTCTTCAGAAACCTACGTGTTATGGTGGTTGAAAATCAAAAAAGCGTTCATAGATTTTCAAGGTTTTATTTGGATACTGAAGCTTTGAACACAAGTGAGCATTAGAGTAACAGAACAAAAACGACATCTACAAAACATGCACTAGTTGATTTCGAGACATTTTCACAAAGTCATAGAGATCGGTTTTTTAAATCTACTCAGGCAGTGACATTTCGCATTGAATATCTGGAAACATTCGTGTTACACACTTACGTCCCTACATAGAAACGTACAAAAGTCTGTAGATGTTTTGTGCAACTCTCAAACGTCTTCGCCGAGTAGTTTTATCGCCAGGAAAACGCCAATCGCTTTAAGACACCGTTTCAAAGAAACTATctactttttgacatttgtttgcattgcgcacttaattttttaTATGGGCACATGTCAAATTGGAAAagttttttcagatgaattgcttcgatgtggcgttttaaaCCTTCAGACACCAGATTTCTTTATTTTCCCGGGGgttcaaaaaggccacatgttgcaattcatctgaaaaagcaatattgctattagacatttgcacatataaaagtaagagcgcAATGTCAACGAatggcaaatagcaatattgctttttagatgaatctgTTAAATGTGGAATTTTTAACCTCCCTGAATTGTTGACTGAATGATGTATTGCCAGCAGCACAGAaaagtacataaaaaataaa is a window encoding:
- the LOC126379019 gene encoding uncharacterized protein LOC126379019; the protein is MDAYGYILILCLMLQGLSCQPMVEEGDLIRDPVEDESTLAPTTTEISPPEPNCITAKGVPGTCVTRQYCDYSTSAIDLTLYAPRGYVKPCKTEDVCCPFDSIIKAKETSHGDNDTTGFEFDDDD